A genomic window from Nitrospirota bacterium includes:
- a CDS encoding chemotaxis protein CheW produces MKNNAVADDTLQIVTFMVGNEQCGIHIMKVQEIIRVIGAVKVPKAPSYVGGVINLRGKIVPVIDLRNRMGTSVTECTESSRIIVVDSGTRMTGLVVDAVIDVINLSPDELEPCPAIDENTSSKYIMGIGKKEDRLITVLNLEELLIVGQE; encoded by the coding sequence ATGAAGAACAATGCAGTTGCAGATGATACATTGCAAATAGTTACCTTTATGGTAGGAAATGAACAGTGCGGTATACACATTATGAAGGTTCAGGAGATCATAAGAGTTATTGGAGCAGTAAAGGTCCCAAAGGCCCCTTCCTATGTCGGAGGTGTAATAAACCTCAGGGGAAAAATAGTCCCGGTAATAGACTTAAGGAACAGAATGGGCACAAGTGTCACAGAATGTACAGAATCATCAAGGATTATTGTCGTTGATTCCGGGACAAGGATGACAGGCCTGGTCGTGGATGCTGTTATAGATGTTATAAATCTCAGTCCTGATGAGCTTGAGCCCTGTCCTGCTATTGATGAAAATACCAGTTCCAAGTACATTATGGGTATCGGTAAAAAGGAAGATAGGCTGATTACAGTCTTGAATCTGGAAGAACTGCTTATTGTAGGCCAGGAATGA
- the cheY gene encoding chemotaxis response regulator CheY, with translation MLDLKMKVLVVDDFSTMRRIVKNILKQIGYTDIEEAEDGNSALARLRQGGFGLVVSDWNMPNMTGLDLLRAIRADNVLSSVPVLMVTAEAKKENVLDAIKAGVNNYVVKPFTADVLKEKIEKIFDGK, from the coding sequence ATGTTAGATCTTAAGATGAAGGTGCTCGTTGTGGACGATTTTTCCACTATGCGCAGGATAGTGAAGAATATCCTGAAACAGATTGGTTACACGGATATTGAAGAGGCAGAAGACGGCAACAGCGCGCTTGCAAGACTGCGGCAGGGTGGGTTCGGTCTTGTGGTGTCTGACTGGAACATGCCTAATATGACCGGACTTGACCTGTTAAGGGCTATACGCGCAGACAATGTACTGAGCTCTGTACCTGTACTCATGGTGACAGCAGAGGCCAAGAAAGAGAATGTACTGGATGCCATAAAGGCAGGAGTCAATAATTATGTTGTGAAGCCTTTTACAGCCGATGTCCTGAAGGAGAAGATAGAGAAGATATTTGACGGTAAATAA
- a CDS encoding protein phosphatase CheZ: MQAQKQSEGVLQLVGFSVGGEKFAVNIADVHEINRYEHINRMPELPGNVLGVIDLRGLVIPVIDLGGKLGIPAGEITKDTRIIIVGLNGDKIGILVDAVSEVLRVSDKSLEDPPAITKSISSEYISGIIRNNGYITIVLDLAQLFKDYGQGSGLADTVQNTYENKSDFNVSDCSTNDIDQLVHAARAMSQGDFQHEVKEELYGQLGDIARYINTTIKKMQAVEPNITHASDKIPQASVQLSEISRATEAATHTVMGQVEKVLDNHDLIIHHAESAERGNDLVNSIGEVKNVVSENREILMDIITSLSFQDLTGQKIKMIVGLIEDVEKRLLQLIVTFGLKSKDSIEGDSSLKQFTSNPTLKQDVVDNILKEFGFD, from the coding sequence ATGCAGGCACAAAAACAGTCAGAGGGGGTATTGCAGTTGGTGGGGTTCTCAGTAGGCGGGGAGAAATTTGCGGTTAATATTGCTGATGTACATGAGATCAACAGATATGAGCATATCAACAGGATGCCTGAACTCCCTGGCAATGTCCTGGGTGTCATAGATCTTCGCGGCCTTGTCATTCCGGTAATTGACCTCGGGGGAAAACTTGGAATACCTGCAGGAGAAATAACAAAAGATACGAGAATTATTATAGTTGGATTAAACGGAGATAAAATTGGCATTCTTGTTGATGCCGTATCTGAGGTATTGCGAGTTTCTGATAAAAGCCTTGAAGATCCCCCGGCGATTACAAAGAGCATAAGCTCTGAGTATATAAGTGGTATTATCAGGAATAACGGGTATATTACAATAGTGCTTGACCTTGCACAATTGTTTAAGGACTATGGTCAGGGCAGCGGTCTTGCAGATACTGTACAGAATACGTATGAAAATAAATCAGACTTTAATGTCTCTGACTGTTCCACTAATGATATAGATCAGCTCGTTCATGCGGCAAGGGCAATGTCTCAGGGTGATTTTCAGCATGAAGTCAAGGAAGAATTGTATGGACAGTTAGGTGATATTGCCAGATATATCAATACAACCATAAAAAAGATGCAGGCAGTTGAACCAAATATAACACATGCTTCAGACAAAATTCCGCAGGCATCTGTACAGTTGTCGGAAATATCCAGGGCTACAGAGGCTGCAACACATACAGTGATGGGCCAGGTTGAAAAGGTGCTTGATAATCATGATCTGATTATTCATCATGCCGAGTCTGCAGAAAGGGGTAATGATCTTGTAAATTCAATCGGGGAAGTAAAAAATGTCGTTTCAGAGAACCGGGAGATACTGATGGATATTATCACCAGCCTTTCTTTTCAGGACCTGACAGGGCAGAAGATCAAGATGATAGTGGGTCTTATTGAAGATGTGGAGAAGCGTCTGCTTCAGCTGATTGTTACCTTTGGACTCAAATCTAAGGATTCAATAGAAGGGGACAGCTCACTTAAACAGTTTACAAGTAATCCTACACTGAAGCAGGATGTGGTGGATAATATACTAAAGGAATTCGGTTTCGATTAA
- a CDS encoding MinD/ParA family protein, whose product MEQALTLREMMNKPARGLCNSKAGNGVRVISVTSGKGGVGKTNVAVNLAYALTQSGKRVLILDADMGLGNIDVMLGLAPEYNLYHLISGEKKLGEVITTGPGGMQILPAGSGIQELSELTTDQKLNLLAELDRIDSSIDVVLIDTAAGITGNVMYFNTAAQDIVVVASPEPTSITDAYALMKILHTKYGETRFRLLVNMVKDSGEGREVYRKLSAAADKYLNISIDYIGHIINDKSVRMSVLSQRSVVELYPDSEAGRCYSSLARTVCGWPVNNDIKGNIQFLWRRLMGQSGWDQI is encoded by the coding sequence ATGGAACAGGCGTTGACACTTAGGGAGATGATGAATAAACCGGCCCGGGGGCTTTGCAATTCTAAAGCCGGGAATGGGGTAAGGGTGATATCCGTTACAAGCGGAAAGGGTGGTGTCGGCAAGACAAATGTTGCGGTAAATCTTGCGTATGCTCTGACTCAATCAGGCAAGAGGGTATTAATTCTTGACGCTGATATGGGGCTTGGCAATATAGATGTCATGCTTGGGCTTGCCCCTGAGTATAACCTGTATCATTTAATAAGCGGTGAAAAAAAGCTTGGTGAGGTTATAACAACAGGTCCCGGAGGGATGCAAATTCTGCCTGCCGGTTCCGGCATACAGGAGTTGTCTGAACTGACTACAGATCAGAAATTAAATCTGCTGGCTGAACTCGACAGGATTGACAGCTCTATAGACGTTGTTCTGATTGATACAGCCGCCGGCATTACCGGCAATGTAATGTATTTTAATACAGCGGCACAGGACATTGTTGTTGTTGCCTCGCCTGAGCCTACCTCAATAACCGATGCCTATGCCCTTATGAAGATCTTGCATACTAAATATGGAGAGACCCGTTTCCGGCTTCTGGTGAACATGGTAAAAGACAGCGGAGAGGGCAGGGAGGTCTACAGGAAATTGAGCGCAGCTGCTGACAAATATCTTAACATCTCAATTGACTATATAGGTCACATCATAAATGACAAGTCTGTACGTATGTCCGTACTTAGTCAAAGATCAGTCGTCGAATTGTACCCGGATTCAGAGGCCGGCAGATGCTATTCGTCTCTGGCAAGGACAGTCTGCGGCTGGCCTGTTAACAATGATATTAAGGGCAATATCCAGTTTCTATGGCGCAGGCTCATGGGGCAGTCTGGATGGGACCAAATTTAA
- a CDS encoding FliA/WhiG family RNA polymerase sigma factor, whose product MDPDARDKLIQEYAPKIKYMAYRLSYRLQPDIDIDDLISAGIIGLMDAMDKYDPSKETLFKTYAEFRIRGAMLDEIRAMDWVPRSVKEKSGLLYKTISSLEKELGRPPSEEEIAAALKMSINEYQDFLTQARSSSMISIEDLGMNREDSDRDMLETIRDPEKRDPLSLLMTKDRQKTLTSAIDNLPEKERKVVSLYYYNELTMKEIGRILEVTESRVSQLHTQAMIRLKGRLKEKNG is encoded by the coding sequence ATGGACCCTGATGCACGGGATAAGCTTATCCAGGAATATGCTCCCAAGATTAAATACATGGCATACAGACTTTCATACAGGCTGCAGCCTGACATAGACATTGATGATCTCATAAGCGCGGGGATAATCGGATTAATGGATGCAATGGATAAATATGATCCATCGAAGGAGACCCTGTTTAAGACATATGCTGAGTTCAGGATAAGAGGGGCAATGCTGGATGAAATAAGGGCAATGGACTGGGTCCCGAGGTCAGTAAAGGAGAAATCAGGGCTTTTGTACAAGACGATATCATCTCTGGAGAAGGAACTGGGCCGGCCGCCTTCGGAGGAGGAGATTGCCGCAGCCTTAAAAATGAGTATTAATGAATATCAGGATTTTCTGACACAGGCCCGCAGTTCTTCGATGATAAGCATAGAAGATCTTGGAATGAACAGGGAAGACAGTGACAGAGACATGCTTGAAACCATAAGGGACCCTGAGAAACGTGATCCCCTTTCGCTTCTTATGACAAAGGACAGGCAGAAGACATTGACGAGTGCAATTGATAACCTGCCTGAGAAGGAGAGAAAGGTGGTCTCTTTGTATTACTATAATGAACTTACCATGAAGGAGATAGGGAGGATCCTTGAGGTAACTGAATCAAGGGTTTCACAGTTGCATACCCAGGCCATGATCAGGTTGAAAGGAAGGCTTAAGGAGAAGAACGGCTGA
- a CDS encoding protein-glutamate O-methyltransferase CheR: MLTTNTVKMSDNAFYSLRDMIYSRSGMHFPDNKKYLLENRLARHIEDAGYGSFDKYIDFLKHDAGKEKEFTFLFNIITTNETFFFRDIGQLQAFESVVLPEIVKKLKARGSNKLRIWSAACSTGEEPYTLSIMVSDTLSAPEYKDWDIEIHGSDISEAVLSSARRGEYNDYSVRNLSPQHLDRYFTKNGGGKYAIKPDVKRLVRFSNINLSDDAAIRMYRGMDIIFCRNVLIYFDEASKKKVISSLYNSLLSGGYLFIGHSESLFNISRAFKIVNANNVLIYQK; encoded by the coding sequence ATGTTAACTACTAATACAGTAAAAATGAGTGATAACGCATTTTATTCACTCAGGGACATGATTTACAGCAGAAGCGGCATGCACTTTCCGGATAACAAGAAATATTTACTTGAAAACAGGCTCGCGAGGCATATTGAAGATGCCGGTTATGGGAGCTTTGACAAGTATATAGATTTCCTGAAACATGATGCCGGAAAGGAAAAAGAGTTTACATTTCTGTTTAATATAATAACTACAAATGAAACTTTTTTTTTCCGTGATATTGGCCAGTTACAGGCTTTTGAATCCGTTGTATTGCCGGAGATTGTTAAAAAACTGAAAGCCAGGGGAAGCAATAAACTGCGCATATGGAGCGCTGCCTGTTCTACAGGAGAGGAGCCTTATACATTGTCCATCATGGTTTCGGATACACTGTCAGCTCCTGAGTATAAAGACTGGGACATAGAGATACACGGAAGCGATATAAGTGAAGCTGTGCTGAGCTCGGCAAGAAGGGGTGAGTATAATGATTATTCCGTGCGCAATCTGTCCCCGCAGCATCTGGACAGGTACTTTACAAAGAATGGCGGCGGCAAATATGCCATCAAACCGGATGTTAAAAGGCTGGTAAGATTCAGTAATATAAATCTGTCTGATGACGCTGCCATCAGGATGTACAGGGGGATGGACATCATATTCTGCAGAAATGTCCTGATATATTTTGATGAGGCATCCAAGAAGAAAGTCATCTCAAGCCTGTATAACAGTCTGTTATCCGGCGGTTATCTGTTTATAGGTCATTCAGAATCGCTGTTTAATATATCAAGGGCATTTAAGATCGTAAATGCCAATAACGTACTGATTTATCAGAAGTAG
- a CDS encoding chemotaxis protein CheA, whose product MADETQDEMQELIRDFVVETDEVLEGLDKCFVTLEEAPGDLGLINEIFRAVHSIKGSAGFLGFTRLVEVAHQSENVLNKLRQQEIQATSETIDIILESVDVLKVLMSEIKDSSGDKVDISTIKRKLALLLEYSALVDSSSSDPNASENAEEKPGANQVISQAPEVELSESVKPVKPAAVNESADRVSEKQAVAAVEEKEQTLRIDTDRLDHVMDLVGELVLSRNRLTKILSDIEGLYDGDEKIKTLLETSSNLSLITTDLQLSVMKMRMVPIRKVFNKFPRMVRDIARKANKKINLEMLGEATEIDKSVIEELNDPLVHLIRNSIDHGIEAPGDRVKNGKPETGTIRLKACQEGNSIVIQIEDDGKGIDPSVIEKKARERGLIRNQDIKLSSKEIINYIFEPGFSTAEKVSDISGRGVGMDVVKTNIGRINGIIDVNSEVGKGTQMTLKIPLTLAIIQVLMVKVNDGMYALPLVSIHETFRVPKSSLKIIDGQRILNVRNSLIPLIKLSDALELASDEAERDWVYVVLMDIAEKKVGVIVDELCHQEEVVIKPVGSYFTDIKEVSGATITGDGKVGLILDPGSLIYKQKELATA is encoded by the coding sequence ATGGCGGACGAGACGCAGGATGAGATGCAGGAGCTGATAAGGGATTTTGTTGTAGAGACTGATGAGGTGCTTGAAGGGCTTGATAAGTGTTTTGTAACGCTTGAGGAGGCCCCTGGTGATTTGGGTCTTATTAATGAGATATTCAGGGCGGTGCATAGTATCAAGGGTTCTGCCGGATTTCTCGGATTTACGCGTCTTGTAGAGGTGGCCCATCAGTCTGAAAATGTATTGAACAAACTCCGTCAGCAGGAGATACAGGCAACATCTGAGACCATAGATATAATCCTTGAATCAGTTGACGTGTTGAAGGTCCTGATGAGCGAGATAAAGGATAGTTCCGGCGATAAGGTTGATATAAGTACTATAAAAAGAAAGTTGGCATTACTTCTGGAATACTCAGCGCTTGTTGATTCGTCATCATCAGATCCCAATGCATCCGAAAACGCTGAAGAGAAGCCAGGTGCAAACCAGGTGATTTCTCAGGCTCCGGAGGTCGAACTATCCGAATCTGTTAAACCTGTTAAACCGGCTGCGGTAAATGAGTCGGCAGACAGGGTATCGGAAAAACAGGCTGTTGCAGCTGTTGAAGAAAAAGAACAGACATTGAGAATTGATACTGACCGGCTTGATCACGTTATGGATCTCGTCGGTGAACTGGTACTTAGCAGAAACAGACTGACAAAGATACTCTCTGATATTGAGGGATTATACGATGGAGACGAGAAGATCAAGACCCTCCTTGAGACCTCATCCAACCTCAGTCTTATCACGACAGACCTTCAGCTGTCAGTTATGAAGATGAGAATGGTGCCAATCAGGAAGGTATTTAATAAATTTCCAAGGATGGTGCGCGATATTGCCAGAAAGGCAAATAAAAAGATCAATCTCGAGATGCTTGGTGAGGCCACAGAGATAGACAAGTCAGTAATAGAAGAACTTAATGACCCTCTGGTTCATCTCATCAGGAATTCCATAGATCACGGGATTGAGGCACCCGGGGATAGGGTAAAAAATGGAAAACCTGAGACAGGTACTATCAGACTTAAAGCATGTCAGGAAGGCAACTCCATAGTAATTCAGATTGAGGATGATGGAAAGGGTATTGATCCTTCAGTTATTGAAAAAAAGGCCCGGGAGCGTGGTCTTATTAGAAATCAGGATATTAAATTATCATCCAAAGAGATTATAAACTATATTTTTGAACCAGGCTTTAGTACTGCTGAAAAGGTTAGTGACATATCAGGCAGAGGCGTCGGGATGGATGTCGTAAAAACCAACATAGGACGTATAAATGGAATAATAGATGTAAATTCAGAAGTTGGCAAAGGGACGCAGATGACGCTTAAAATACCGCTTACACTTGCCATAATTCAGGTTCTGATGGTCAAGGTAAATGACGGGATGTATGCGCTTCCCCTTGTTTCCATTCATGAGACTTTCAGGGTTCCCAAGAGCAGTCTCAAAATCATTGATGGTCAGAGAATCCTTAATGTCAGAAACAGCCTGATTCCTCTTATTAAGCTCAGCGATGCGCTGGAACTGGCCAGCGATGAGGCGGAGCGTGACTGGGTGTATGTTGTCCTCATGGATATTGCTGAGAAAAAGGTTGGAGTCATTGTAGATGAGTTGTGCCATCAGGAAGAGGTTGTAATAAAACCAGTCGGTTCATATTTTACAGATATAAAAGAGGTGTCTGGCGCAACTATTACAGGCGACGGCAAAGTGGGGCTGATACTTGACCCCGGATCATTGATTTACAAACAAAAGGAGTTGGCAACAGCATAG
- a CDS encoding response regulator — translation MEKSILVVDDCRTTRKIVSLYLGSAGFRTISAGNGVEAIEKLVSSGVDMIISDLNMPQMDGAGLIEWVRSNPSYMQIPLVILTTENDNTRKTELIQKGATAFLTKPITKESLVEEVKIILERCRYVRS, via the coding sequence ATGGAAAAAAGCATTTTAGTGGTAGATGATTGCAGGACAACGAGGAAAATAGTATCACTGTACCTTGGCAGCGCCGGATTCAGGACAATATCAGCCGGCAATGGGGTTGAGGCGATAGAGAAACTCGTTTCATCCGGCGTGGATATGATCATCTCAGACCTCAATATGCCGCAGATGGATGGTGCAGGGCTGATAGAATGGGTGCGCAGTAATCCTTCGTATATGCAGATTCCACTGGTTATATTAACAACAGAGAATGACAACACAAGAAAGACTGAATTGATACAAAAAGGCGCTACGGCATTTCTGACAAAGCCTATAACGAAGGAGAGTCTCGTAGAAGAGGTAAAAATAATATTGGAGAGGTGCAGATATGTTAGATCTTAA
- a CDS encoding HEAT repeat domain-containing protein, with amino-acid sequence MSFPIKRVAMMSGYEQDIKSFPEQIGDSDSSVRCDAIRQIIGIKDGRLLYPLIKSLQDDDLGVQQAAMDALLVYDDEAAVYNLIPLLADKRVAVKNLAQEILEKTGGSGLNILRLHIHDRDEDVRKMIADILGRLELGEAVPILIEMMRDSNDNVRSSAIEGLGRITDQSIVDYLIDLLKQEDWVTLFAVESLGRLGDIKAVNPLVSLIKSTKNADVQYMAIDALSHISGDVSVAGLLEVIACVKPEIMDMAVMGIVTLMHGEIGPVIDKFGRDEFTGHLVRLAANLDKSEQDNIIYIMKAFQAIGSSRCAEEVLKLTDALDRDNTDLLNKAVEVIKDIGEETTLINSLNHGNDINKLVSVRGLGLLRSEKAITSLTLLFDEVDRDLKMEILSAMGNIGGQEAFRFISGKLSCDEGHIREAAVEALGEMAEADAIKPLLERLMKEEYHNVIARIVSALIRIGLRYKKEELAYGLINGLYSKNPSIREMVVKGLGELRWIDSSEEINRLLNDENWRVRRACLEVLGIQKDEGLLDNLIIAAHDEKDEVRMVVAQLLSEYKDDRAIDTLIELLENNNDLIQIMAIEGLVRQKSIRAIPHFMRLAVSQDYTVRKSSIWALGELGAQEAEDILRAAASDEDQEIRDFAVEAYNKLMSSKYVNY; translated from the coding sequence GTGTCATTTCCGATAAAAAGGGTTGCTATGATGTCAGGTTATGAACAGGATATTAAGAGTTTTCCGGAGCAAATTGGGGATAGTGACAGCTCTGTCCGCTGCGATGCAATAAGGCAGATAATTGGCATTAAAGACGGAAGACTTCTGTACCCCCTCATTAAATCATTACAGGATGATGACCTTGGTGTTCAGCAGGCGGCTATGGATGCATTGCTGGTATATGATGATGAGGCTGCGGTCTATAATCTCATACCACTGCTTGCTGATAAAAGGGTGGCTGTGAAGAATCTTGCACAGGAAATACTTGAAAAGACAGGCGGAAGCGGGCTCAATATACTACGGCTTCACATCCATGACAGGGACGAGGATGTAAGAAAGATGATAGCAGATATCCTCGGAAGGCTGGAACTTGGTGAGGCCGTACCCATATTGATAGAGATGATGAGGGACTCAAACGACAATGTGAGAAGTTCTGCAATAGAAGGACTTGGCAGGATAACAGACCAGTCAATCGTTGATTACCTTATTGATCTGCTTAAACAGGAGGATTGGGTGACGCTTTTTGCAGTTGAGTCACTTGGAAGGCTTGGTGACATAAAGGCAGTCAACCCCCTTGTCAGCCTTATTAAATCTACAAAAAATGCAGATGTTCAGTATATGGCAATAGATGCATTATCGCATATAAGCGGGGATGTGTCAGTTGCCGGTTTGCTCGAAGTTATCGCCTGTGTTAAACCAGAGATCATGGATATGGCAGTAATGGGCATAGTAACATTAATGCATGGAGAAATCGGCCCTGTGATTGACAAGTTTGGCAGGGATGAATTCACAGGTCATCTCGTCAGATTGGCAGCAAACCTTGATAAGTCAGAACAGGATAATATCATATACATAATGAAGGCGTTTCAGGCAATAGGCAGCAGCAGGTGTGCAGAAGAGGTTCTCAAACTGACAGATGCGCTTGACAGGGACAATACAGACTTGTTGAATAAGGCAGTCGAAGTTATAAAGGATATCGGCGAAGAGACTACTCTGATCAACTCATTAAATCATGGAAATGATATCAATAAATTGGTATCTGTGAGGGGGCTTGGTCTTTTAAGGTCTGAAAAGGCAATAACTTCGCTCACCTTACTGTTTGATGAAGTTGACAGAGACCTGAAGATGGAAATCCTGAGTGCAATGGGAAATATAGGAGGGCAGGAGGCCTTCAGATTTATTTCCGGCAAATTGTCCTGTGATGAAGGACACATCAGAGAAGCTGCTGTGGAAGCGCTTGGAGAGATGGCAGAGGCAGATGCCATAAAGCCGTTGTTAGAGCGGCTAATGAAAGAGGAGTATCACAATGTCATTGCAAGGATCGTAAGCGCTTTAATCAGGATAGGTCTCAGATATAAAAAAGAAGAACTGGCTTACGGGCTTATCAACGGACTTTATAGTAAGAATCCATCTATAAGAGAAATGGTGGTAAAGGGGCTCGGAGAATTGCGATGGATTGATTCATCTGAAGAGATTAATAGACTGCTCAATGACGAAAACTGGAGAGTCAGGCGGGCGTGCCTTGAGGTCCTTGGCATTCAGAAAGATGAAGGTTTGCTTGATAATCTGATAATTGCCGCCCATGATGAGAAAGATGAAGTCAGAATGGTCGTGGCTCAACTATTAAGTGAATATAAGGATGACAGGGCTATTGATACCCTTATTGAACTGCTTGAGAATAATAATGACCTGATTCAAATAATGGCTATTGAAGGACTTGTCAGGCAGAAAAGTATCAGGGCAATTCCTCATTTCATGAGACTTGCGGTAAGCCAGGATTACACAGTCCGTAAAAGTTCAATATGGGCGCTCGGAGAGCTTGGCGCACAGGAGGCAGAAGATATTCTGCGGGCTGCAGCCTCAGATGAGGATCAGGAGATCAGGGATTTTGCTGTTGAGGCATATAACAAGCTGATGTCATCCAAATATGTTAACTACTAA
- a CDS encoding chemotaxis response regulator protein-glutamate methylesterase has product MSSPVRVLVVDDSAFMRKAITGMLNSDPDIRVIGEASDGEDAVRKVKSLVPDVVTMDIEMPRLNGLDALRHVMKDMPVPVIMVSSLTEEGARETMKALDIGAVDYVPKHLSGNIVNITNIKDEIVSKVKMFGRSKNKMKRLVDAIPVSVLNHDFKHKPDAHSINIVIIGSSTGGPKSLQDVLPRLPGNFPAGIIVVQHMLPLFTASFAERMGELCHIGVREAKDGDIIKPGLALIAKGGSHLTVERGRAGDVHIRLTNEPKMIHMPSVDVAMESVAKTYSGHALGVIMTGMGQDGCEGLKMIKKMNGKVIAQDEESSIIFGMPKAAIDSGVVDKIVPLGKIADEIINML; this is encoded by the coding sequence ATGAGCAGTCCTGTTAGGGTTCTTGTGGTGGATGATTCTGCATTTATGAGAAAGGCAATTACCGGTATGCTGAACTCTGACCCGGATATAAGGGTTATCGGGGAGGCGTCAGATGGTGAGGATGCAGTACGCAAAGTAAAGTCCCTGGTTCCTGATGTTGTTACAATGGATATTGAGATGCCTCGGCTGAATGGGCTGGATGCACTGAGGCATGTAATGAAGGATATGCCTGTGCCTGTTATAATGGTCAGCTCCCTTACTGAAGAAGGGGCAAGGGAGACCATGAAGGCGCTCGATATTGGAGCTGTTGATTATGTGCCGAAGCATCTGTCAGGAAATATCGTTAATATTACCAATATAAAGGATGAAATTGTAAGCAAGGTAAAGATGTTTGGCCGCAGTAAAAATAAGATGAAACGGTTAGTTGATGCAATACCTGTTTCTGTTTTGAATCATGACTTCAAGCATAAGCCTGATGCGCACAGCATTAATATTGTAATTATTGGATCCTCGACAGGAGGTCCCAAGTCTCTTCAGGACGTGCTGCCAAGGCTCCCGGGAAACTTTCCCGCCGGGATTATAGTTGTGCAGCATATGCTGCCCCTGTTTACTGCATCCTTTGCAGAGAGGATGGGTGAGTTGTGCCACATTGGGGTGAGGGAGGCTAAAGATGGCGACATCATCAAACCTGGACTGGCGCTTATTGCAAAGGGAGGTTCACATCTTACAGTTGAAAGGGGCAGGGCAGGTGATGTGCACATAAGATTGACCAATGAACCCAAAATGATACATATGCCTTCAGTGGATGTTGCTATGGAATCAGTAGCGAAGACTTATTCAGGACATGCCCTTGGTGTCATTATGACAGGGATGGGACAGGATGGCTGTGAAGGGCTTAAGATGATCAAGAAAATGAACGGAAAAGTTATTGCCCAGGATGAAGAGAGTTCCATAATATTTGGGATGCCAAAGGCTGCTATAGACAGTGGTGTAGTAGATAAGATAGTTCCGCTTGGAAAGATCGCCGATGAAATAATCAATATGTTGTGA